A DNA window from Helianthus annuus cultivar XRQ/B chromosome 15, HanXRQr2.0-SUNRISE, whole genome shotgun sequence contains the following coding sequences:
- the LOC110933817 gene encoding proline-rich protein 36-like, translating to MAMSAAPVVPQDFGPEPEVKFVPAEPAPVGPEPVIAHDPIDVPVVALLPDPLPEPDHVDPPVMAPHVLMHQSSYADTLNGWIEDDDDYPPFVLPVTPPAAPAFAPLDIPQFHPHVSDVHRTDLPITFLQDIPPPRPGEGPSTGPRDHMPPTTAAFPFMPSFTPAAHTTSPFVPSGEPFLWSSPNFMPLSDPYHPFHVGYTSEDILISLQLQQGALRRQVQELERIPRPPPCHCQSPFATPPAPLPLHPEQQIAYLLRVVHALEEDWVRMSRLLFFPPPPPPPPSA from the exons ATGGCGATGTCTGCTGCACCTGTTGTCCCCCAGGACTTTGGCCCGGAGCCTGAGGTCAAGTTTGTCCCAGCTGAGCCTGCTCCAGTTGGTCCAGAGCCTGTCATTGCACACGACCCTATTGATGTTCCAGTCGTTGCTCTTTTGCCTGATCCTCTACCAGAGCCTGACCACGTTGATCCACCAGTCATGGCACCACACGTCTTGATGCACCAGTCATC ATATGCTGACACCCTTAATGGGTGGATcgaggatgatgatgattatcCCCCGTTTGTTCTACCAGTCACTCCACCCGCTGCACCTGCTTTTGCACCGCTTGATATTCCCCAGTTCCACCCACACGTATCCGATGTCCACCGCACAGACTTACCCATCACCTTTCTACAGGACATACCCcctccccgtccaggggaaggaccTTCTACTGGGCCACGCGATCACATGCCACCTACAACAGCAGCTTTTCCATTTATGCCCTCTTTTACTCCGGCTGCACACACTACATCTCCCTTTGTACCATCTGGCGAGCCATTTTTGTGGTCATCGCCCAATTTCATGCCCTTATCAGACCCGTATCACCCTTTCCATGTCGGATATACTTCGGAGGACATACTTATATCCCTGCAGTTACAGCAGGGTGCGTTGAGACGACAAGTCCAGGAGTTGGAGAGGATTCCGCGTCCTCCCCCTTGTCATTGTCAGTCTCCTTTTGCTACACCACCAGCTCCTCTTCCACTACATCCAGAGCAGCAGATTGCTTACCTGTTGCGCGTTGTCCACGCACTTGAGGAGGATTGGGTGCGTATGAGCCGATTGCTTTTcttccctcctcctcctcctcccccaccaTCAGCTTGA